A genomic region of Pirellulales bacterium contains the following coding sequences:
- a CDS encoding c-type cytochrome — protein MAIFGQIEARAASPPAGDRFSHLDRVDPYHPGLESARLTTPQWVGEAGVEAVVVLAIDDMRGHEKWEAFLRPILDRLKQIDGRAALSIMTCQIEPNQPHLQQWLQEGVSLECHTVDHPCPLLKGGDFAKAKSTYDRCVDLLASVPNQRPVAFRMPCCDSQNTVSPRFFTEIFSQRTPAGAFLELDSSVFQIFTADDPALARELTTAADGAERFRKYLPFPSFVNTIENYPYPYVIGGNCWEFPCMVPSDWEAQNILKPANPQALADMQAALDATVAKHGVMNFVFHPYGWIHQQQVVQLVDYAHKTYGPRVKFLNFRECAERLAQYLTSGQPLRAADGKFNGVTIVDLNDDGYQDVVIGNNQLQHTRLWRPDQRQWQEFEFPFDLQTHGPARWGVVDGRPIVLVTIDGQPRAWQFADDQWQDVSAPFAAISQHGKPLQIASDRRDAGVRFRDLDRDGCSELIIANQARQEVLRWTAAKADQPAHWAPQPCGWPENVVLVDAQGCDAGVRLVDLDDDQLLDLVVSNEQGYAVHRFAGFDQPWQVVLAESRPEGKRIPSFVRDGTNNGAWTHSRHFWWQNEDTDRLPDLVDRVAFNDLLDGVESAARAPAAALAALDVRPGFRVEQMAAEPAVADPIAFDWGPDGDLWVVEMADYPDGVDGKPAGRVRHLVDTDGDGRYDRATTLVDQLRYPTSVMSWRDGVLVLAPPDLFFAKDTNGDGAADQRETLFTGFAEGNPQHQANGLTWGLDNWIYGANGDSGGKIRSIKTGEEVSIGGRDFRLRPDDGEVESIEGYTQFNRNRDDWGNWFGNNNSNPMWQYVLSDHYLSRNPHLAPPDGKVAVSEQPGAAPVFPRSRLLERFNDPHTANHFTSACGTNIYRDELLGPGFAGNAFVCEPVHNLVHREIMRRDGLIAASRRADDEQRSEFLASTDNWFRPTTVRTGPDGALWIADMYRAVIEHTEWIPDSMEERIDVRGGADEGRVYRVLPVGVVPRPMPKLSHATSGELVAQLESPNGWVRDKAQQILVERKATDAAALLETMVQSGGRATARLHALCALDGLGTVRPDILMSALADSEGGVRRHAVRIAEPYFAASPPLQAAILKLVEDPDPQVRLQLAYSLGQWEGVAAGKALGRLAVRDAGDSWILAAAMSSAVPHLESIVAVVSQAKEAAAGQSELISQLLTLAAATHREDTIVSLIPVIRRDDQGRYSAWQLGALGELLDLLDRRETTLAKFRASASPPLQAEIDGLAPLFAFARATAGDASAALDDRLAAVRLLGRGLTDQEADAVVLAERLAPGENEAVRAAAIANLGGQSGEQVPRVLLDAWRGYTPQSRGEALDVLLSREPWAAALLDAIDAGRVPPSEIDITRRQQLTAGRAGALRDRARKIFDQASGDRAAVVARYLAEMPAGDPARGEPLFVKSCSVCHRFKDNGFAIGPDLSALTEKAPEALAIAILDPNRAIEARFINYAATTTSGLAHAGILAMESGNSLTLLAQENKQQTILRTELEALESTGKSLMPEGFEKDLAPQQLADVIAYLRQNVTRPKELPGNQPVVVVPEALRGFLFCLPGNAEVYGASLRIEEAHGNLGWWAGEDDHVTWTIDVPRDMEYSVHLDIACDDASAGNQWLLECAGQRITATVQSTGGWEKYHRVHVGSLRLKKGQHRLGLRSNGPIQGAMFDLRSITLIPFAGLSP, from the coding sequence ATGGCGATATTTGGCCAAATTGAGGCGCGGGCAGCGTCTCCTCCGGCGGGCGATCGCTTTTCGCATCTCGATCGGGTCGATCCCTACCACCCCGGTCTGGAATCCGCGCGGTTGACGACTCCGCAATGGGTGGGCGAAGCCGGGGTTGAAGCCGTGGTGGTGCTCGCCATCGACGACATGCGCGGGCACGAGAAGTGGGAAGCTTTTTTGCGTCCCATCCTGGACCGGCTCAAGCAGATCGACGGCCGCGCCGCGCTAAGCATCATGACCTGCCAAATCGAACCAAACCAACCGCATCTGCAACAGTGGCTGCAGGAGGGCGTGAGTCTGGAGTGCCACACGGTCGATCATCCGTGCCCACTACTCAAAGGGGGCGACTTCGCCAAGGCCAAGAGCACCTACGATCGCTGTGTCGATCTGTTGGCGAGCGTGCCGAATCAACGCCCCGTGGCGTTCCGTATGCCGTGTTGCGATTCGCAAAATACCGTCAGCCCGAGGTTCTTTACGGAAATTTTTTCCCAGCGCACGCCGGCGGGGGCGTTCTTGGAACTGGACAGTTCCGTATTTCAGATCTTCACAGCGGACGATCCCGCCCTCGCGCGAGAGCTGACCACGGCGGCCGACGGCGCCGAGCGATTTCGCAAGTATCTGCCGTTTCCCTCGTTTGTGAACACCATCGAAAACTATCCCTATCCCTATGTCATTGGCGGCAACTGCTGGGAGTTTCCTTGCATGGTCCCCAGCGATTGGGAGGCGCAGAACATCCTCAAGCCGGCCAATCCACAGGCGCTGGCCGACATGCAAGCCGCGCTCGACGCCACCGTGGCGAAGCACGGTGTGATGAACTTCGTGTTTCATCCCTACGGATGGATTCATCAGCAGCAAGTGGTCCAACTGGTCGATTACGCTCACAAGACATACGGCCCACGCGTCAAGTTTCTCAACTTTCGCGAATGCGCGGAACGGCTCGCTCAGTATTTGACTTCCGGACAGCCGTTGCGCGCGGCCGATGGCAAATTCAATGGCGTGACCATCGTCGATCTCAACGACGATGGCTACCAAGATGTGGTCATCGGCAACAACCAACTTCAGCACACGCGCCTCTGGCGTCCCGACCAGCGCCAATGGCAGGAATTCGAGTTTCCCTTCGATCTGCAAACGCATGGACCAGCGCGTTGGGGCGTGGTCGACGGCCGGCCAATCGTATTGGTCACGATCGACGGCCAGCCACGGGCCTGGCAGTTCGCCGACGATCAATGGCAAGACGTGTCAGCCCCGTTTGCCGCGATCTCGCAGCACGGCAAACCATTGCAAATCGCCAGCGACCGACGCGACGCCGGCGTTCGTTTTCGCGATCTGGACCGTGACGGTTGCAGCGAGTTGATTATCGCCAACCAGGCGCGGCAAGAAGTGCTGCGCTGGACTGCGGCCAAGGCCGATCAACCTGCGCACTGGGCGCCACAACCGTGCGGCTGGCCTGAAAACGTGGTGTTGGTCGACGCTCAGGGTTGCGACGCTGGCGTGCGACTGGTCGATCTCGATGACGATCAACTGCTCGACTTGGTCGTCTCCAACGAGCAGGGTTATGCCGTGCATCGCTTTGCCGGATTCGACCAACCTTGGCAGGTCGTGCTCGCCGAGTCGCGCCCCGAGGGAAAACGCATTCCGTCGTTTGTCCGCGATGGAACCAATAACGGCGCGTGGACGCATTCGCGCCATTTCTGGTGGCAGAACGAAGACACCGATCGGCTGCCCGATTTGGTCGATCGAGTGGCTTTCAACGATTTGCTGGACGGCGTTGAATCGGCCGCGCGAGCGCCGGCCGCGGCGCTGGCGGCACTAGATGTTCGGCCCGGTTTCCGTGTCGAGCAAATGGCCGCCGAGCCCGCCGTGGCCGACCCCATCGCCTTCGATTGGGGACCCGATGGCGACCTGTGGGTCGTTGAGATGGCCGACTACCCGGATGGCGTCGATGGAAAGCCCGCCGGCCGCGTGCGCCATCTGGTCGATACCGATGGCGACGGCCGCTACGACCGGGCCACGACGCTCGTCGACCAACTGCGGTATCCGACTAGCGTGATGAGTTGGCGCGACGGTGTGCTGGTGCTGGCGCCCCCGGACCTGTTCTTTGCCAAGGACACCAATGGCGATGGCGCGGCCGACCAACGTGAGACGTTGTTCACCGGCTTTGCCGAGGGCAATCCGCAGCATCAGGCGAACGGATTGACTTGGGGGCTCGACAACTGGATCTACGGCGCCAACGGCGACAGCGGCGGCAAGATTCGCTCGATCAAGACGGGAGAAGAAGTCTCCATTGGCGGGCGCGATTTTCGCTTGCGCCCCGACGATGGCGAGGTCGAGTCGATCGAAGGCTACACCCAATTCAACCGCAATCGCGACGACTGGGGCAACTGGTTCGGCAACAACAACAGCAATCCCATGTGGCAATACGTGCTCAGCGATCATTATCTGAGCCGCAACCCGCACCTGGCGCCGCCCGATGGCAAGGTTGCGGTGAGCGAGCAGCCTGGCGCCGCGCCCGTCTTTCCGCGCAGCCGGCTATTGGAGCGATTCAACGATCCGCACACGGCCAATCACTTCACTTCGGCCTGTGGCACAAACATCTATCGCGACGAGTTGCTTGGCCCCGGTTTCGCCGGCAACGCCTTTGTCTGCGAGCCGGTTCATAACCTGGTCCATCGAGAGATCATGCGCCGCGACGGATTGATCGCTGCCAGTCGTCGCGCCGACGATGAACAGCGGAGCGAATTTCTGGCGTCGACCGACAATTGGTTTCGCCCCACCACCGTGCGCACCGGTCCCGACGGCGCGCTCTGGATCGCCGACATGTATCGCGCGGTCATCGAGCACACCGAATGGATTCCCGATTCGATGGAGGAGCGCATCGACGTGCGCGGCGGCGCCGACGAGGGACGCGTCTATCGTGTGCTGCCGGTCGGCGTCGTGCCCCGGCCCATGCCAAAGCTATCGCACGCGACGTCTGGCGAACTGGTCGCTCAACTCGAAAGTCCGAACGGCTGGGTGCGCGATAAAGCGCAGCAGATCCTGGTCGAACGCAAGGCGACCGATGCGGCCGCCCTGCTGGAGACGATGGTTCAATCGGGCGGCCGCGCAACGGCCCGCTTGCACGCGCTTTGCGCATTGGACGGACTGGGTACCGTCCGCCCCGATATCCTCATGAGCGCCCTGGCCGATAGCGAAGGTGGCGTGCGCCGACATGCGGTGCGCATCGCCGAACCGTACTTCGCCGCCTCGCCGCCGCTACAAGCCGCGATATTGAAATTGGTCGAAGATCCCGATCCGCAGGTGCGCTTGCAGTTGGCGTATTCTTTGGGCCAGTGGGAAGGCGTGGCGGCGGGGAAGGCGCTGGGGCGTCTGGCCGTGCGCGATGCCGGTGACTCTTGGATATTGGCTGCCGCCATGAGTTCCGCCGTGCCACATTTGGAATCGATCGTCGCGGTTGTGTCGCAAGCGAAAGAGGCCGCTGCCGGACAGTCGGAATTGATCTCGCAACTTTTGACTCTCGCCGCCGCGACCCACCGCGAGGACACGATCGTTTCGCTAATCCCGGTGATTCGCCGCGACGACCAGGGACGCTATAGCGCCTGGCAACTCGGCGCGTTGGGAGAACTTTTGGACCTCTTGGACCGCCGAGAGACGACCCTCGCCAAGTTCCGAGCATCGGCTTCGCCGCCGCTGCAAGCTGAGATCGACGGATTGGCGCCACTGTTCGCGTTTGCCCGCGCCACGGCCGGCGATGCTTCGGCCGCGCTCGACGACCGGTTGGCCGCGGTTCGCCTGCTAGGGCGCGGTTTGACGGACCAGGAAGCCGACGCGGTGGTGTTAGCAGAACGACTTGCTCCGGGCGAAAATGAAGCGGTGCGCGCCGCCGCCATCGCGAATCTAGGCGGTCAAAGCGGCGAACAGGTCCCGCGCGTGCTGCTCGATGCCTGGCGCGGCTACACGCCCCAATCTCGCGGCGAAGCGCTCGACGTTCTCTTGTCTCGCGAACCGTGGGCCGCGGCGCTGCTCGACGCCATCGATGCTGGCCGCGTGCCCCCCAGCGAAATCGACATCACGCGCCGCCAGCAGTTGACCGCCGGTCGCGCCGGCGCCTTGCGCGACCGCGCGCGTAAGATCTTCGATCAGGCCAGCGGCGATCGCGCGGCGGTCGTGGCGCGTTATCTCGCCGAAATGCCCGCTGGCGACCCTGCCCGCGGCGAACCGCTGTTCGTCAAAAGTTGCTCCGTCTGCCATCGCTTCAAAGACAACGGCTTCGCCATCGGGCCCGATCTGTCGGCGCTCACCGAAAAGGCGCCCGAGGCGCTCGCCATCGCCATCCTCGACCCCAATCGAGCGATCGAAGCCCGGTTTATCAATTACGCCGCCACCACCACCAGCGGCCTTGCCCATGCGGGCATTCTGGCCATGGAATCGGGCAATAGCCTGACGCTCCTGGCGCAAGAAAACAAACAGCAAACCATCTTGCGGACCGAGCTGGAAGCGTTGGAAAGCACGGGCAAATCCTTGATGCCCGAGGGCTTTGAAAAGGATCTCGCGCCGCAGCAATTGGCCGACGTGATCGCGTATCTGCGGCAAAACGTGACGCGCCCCAAGGAGTTGCCGGGCAACCAGCCAGTGGTCGTAGTTCCCGAGGCGCTGCGCGGCTTCCTGTTTTGTTTGCCGGGTAATGCCGAGGTGTACGGCGCCAGTCTGCGGATCGAGGAAGCGCACGGCAATTTGGGTTGGTGGGCCGGCGAAGACGATCATGTAACCTGGACCATCGACGTGCCGCGCGACATGGAGTATTCAGTGCATCTCGATATTGCTTGCGACGACGCCTCGGCCGGAAACCAATGGCTGCTGGAATGCGCGGGGCAACGAATCACCGCAACGGTCCAGAGCACCGGCGGGTGGGAAAAGTACCACCGCGTCCATGTTGGTTCATTGCGATTGAAGAAGGGTCAGCACCGGCTCGGTCTGCGCTCCAACGGGCCGATTCAGGGCGCAATGTTCGATCTTCGCTCCATTACGCTGATCCCCTTCGCGGGTCTGTCTCCATAG
- a CDS encoding PAS domain S-box protein: protein MISQAGADARDLRLAELEREVCALRAVAAASERRMASAAEQLAATDEHTDLIGRVIDSVETLVLILDMDGRILLFNHACEEVSGLVASEVAGRFIWDLFAVAGMEEHARLAFEGMTSGVLLPELERISIERDGVRHYIHWSSNVLERSPGLPPCVVLTGVDITKRHLAERALKSQVKFEQLVAQLSRRFIGLTPDNVNEGVQEALTALGEFIQVQSASIWLLDADGARITRRFRWTTFDTPESEHPALSRDLSEAESSSLTARVLEGEPMTISSVAQLPPEAREYIRWASDAPVQAFASVALACGGKPIGFLSLGSTGEREWSADTLQLIKMVTEMIAGTLDRTGSVQALRDSEARMRAVVENMPFMMCALAQVPDFSQARP from the coding sequence GTGATCTCACAGGCGGGAGCCGACGCGCGCGATCTTCGTTTGGCGGAATTGGAACGCGAAGTTTGCGCGCTGCGCGCCGTGGCGGCAGCCAGCGAGCGGCGGATGGCCTCCGCAGCGGAGCAATTGGCGGCGACCGACGAGCATACCGACCTGATCGGCCGAGTGATCGACTCGGTCGAGACGTTGGTGTTGATCCTGGACATGGATGGCCGCATTTTGTTGTTCAACCATGCCTGCGAGGAGGTGTCTGGGCTGGTTGCAAGTGAAGTCGCTGGGCGCTTTATTTGGGATCTGTTCGCCGTCGCCGGCATGGAAGAACATGCGCGGCTGGCATTTGAGGGGATGACCAGCGGTGTGCTGCTACCCGAGTTGGAGCGAATTTCGATTGAGCGCGACGGAGTGCGGCACTACATCCATTGGTCCAGCAACGTGCTCGAACGGTCTCCCGGACTGCCGCCGTGCGTGGTGCTAACGGGCGTTGATATCACCAAACGCCATTTGGCAGAGCGGGCGCTCAAGTCGCAGGTCAAGTTCGAGCAGCTTGTGGCCCAATTGTCGCGCCGCTTCATTGGGCTCACGCCTGACAACGTGAACGAGGGAGTGCAGGAAGCGCTGACCGCGCTCGGTGAGTTTATCCAGGTTCAATCGGCGTCGATTTGGCTGCTCGACGCCGACGGCGCGCGCATCACACGTCGGTTTCGCTGGACGACCTTTGACACGCCCGAGAGCGAGCATCCGGCGCTGTCGCGCGACCTCTCGGAGGCGGAGTCGTCGTCGCTCACTGCGCGCGTGCTCGAAGGGGAGCCGATGACCATTTCGTCGGTGGCGCAGCTCCCGCCCGAGGCGCGCGAGTACATACGTTGGGCGAGCGACGCGCCGGTGCAGGCGTTTGCCTCCGTGGCGCTAGCGTGTGGCGGCAAGCCGATTGGTTTTCTCAGCCTGGGTTCCACCGGCGAGCGCGAATGGTCGGCCGACACACTACAGCTCATCAAGATGGTGACCGAAATGATCGCCGGCACACTCGATCGCACCGGCTCGGTGCAAGCGCTGCGCGACAGCGAAGCGCGGATGCGGGCGGTCGTTGAGAACATGCCGTTCATGATGTGCGCGCTGGCGCAGGTGCCCGATTTTTCGCAAGCGCGGCCGCA